In Nicotiana tabacum cultivar K326 chromosome 2, ASM71507v2, whole genome shotgun sequence, the following proteins share a genomic window:
- the LOC107775552 gene encoding uncharacterized protein LOC107775552 has translation MDDLSIHKIQISGTTLASILHRLFSSSGDIHGLLFGHVSFSTTIPLSDDPATTSTAVTIASDDGPIRTATITDFLSIPSHFPLPLHQLDDPSAAVLGWFSGRRKTPLRPSLKDSTTTLSLTSSASHSFTPQNAPYLLSLPPSLFLLLTTPFHEQLIHTHEYKAFQYRISTDSFDPKSLDIINIGPSFRSHYGSFSPNSPFPLISCDLRGPNAMAEDEKVESLLSIKRGLKDQKELDLCAEGFEIGRLNKLMGSDASNYTVELEHLYDKMLVKLDSLARLVETSSAKVLEQENHNMKLRYKVAGLK, from the exons ATGGATGATCTCTCTATACACAAGATTCAAATCTCCGGCACTACTTTAGCCTCTATCCTCCACCGTCTTTTCTCATCCTCCGGCGACATCCACGGCCTATTATTCGGCCACGTGTCATTCTCCACCACCATCCCTCTTTCCGACGACCCCGCCACTACCTCCACCGCCGTAACCATCGCCTCCGACGACGGCCCAATTCGTACCGCCACTATCACCGATTTTCTCTCTATCCCTTCCCACTTTCCCCTCCCTTTACACCAGCTTGATGATCCTTCCGCCGCCGTTCTTGGTTGGTTTTCCGGTCGCCGAAAAACCCCTTTAAGACCCTCTTTAAAGGATTCTACAACTACCCTTTCTTTAACTTCCTCTGCTTCTCACTCTTTTACCCCTCAAAATGCTCCGTATTTACTTTCTCTGCCCCCCTCTTTGTTCCTTCTGTTAACGACGCCGTTTCATGAACAGCTGATACATACCCACGAGTACAAAGCTTTTCAGTACCGTATTTCCACTGATTCATTCGACCCAAAAAGTTTAGATATTATCAACATTGGTCCATCTTTTCGATCCCATTATGGTTCTTTTAGTCCTAATTCACCATTTCCTTTAATTTCATGTGACTTAAGGGGTCCAAATGCAATGGCTGAAGATGAAAAGGTGGAATCTTTGTTGAGTATTAAAAGGGGTTTGAAGGATCAGAAGGAGTTGGATTTATGTGCTGAAGGATTTGAGATTGGGAGATTGAACAAGTTGATGGGCTCAGATGCTTCAAATTATACTGTTGAATTGGAGCATTTGTATGATAAAATGCTTGTTAAGCTTGATAGTTTGGCTAGATTGGTGGAAACGAGTTCTGCTAAGGTTCTTGAGCAG GAAAACCACAATATGAAGTTGAGGTACAAAGTTGCTGGCTTGAAATGA